One Paraburkholderia sp. IMGN_8 DNA window includes the following coding sequences:
- the rimM gene encoding ribosome maturation factor RimM (Essential for efficient processing of 16S rRNA) — protein sequence MSERDSGSSGRARTAPRAKTSDQAPFGAFVRKSVERAEGKAKANVASAGSNAAEMRAETAESWPADAIEVGAIVDAYGLKGWVKVVAHADAGHGGDALLSAKRWWLMKGHERKSAPSLQAKKHSDSVVAHLGGVADRDVALALRGSRVYISRSEFPVLEADEFYWVDLLGLDVVNVAGVALGKVADMIDNGAHSVLRIEYPATDKSGKPVTGERLIPFVGVFVKTVDQAAKQIIVDWEADY from the coding sequence ATGTCTGAGCGTGATTCCGGCAGTTCAGGTCGCGCCAGGACGGCACCGCGCGCGAAGACGTCTGATCAGGCGCCATTCGGTGCATTCGTCCGCAAGTCGGTCGAACGGGCCGAGGGCAAGGCGAAAGCCAATGTTGCAAGCGCCGGTTCCAACGCAGCAGAAATGCGCGCGGAAACAGCGGAAAGCTGGCCGGCCGATGCGATCGAGGTCGGCGCAATCGTCGACGCTTATGGCCTCAAAGGCTGGGTCAAGGTAGTCGCGCATGCGGATGCCGGCCACGGCGGCGATGCGTTGCTGAGCGCGAAGCGCTGGTGGCTCATGAAAGGCCACGAGCGCAAGTCGGCGCCGTCTCTGCAGGCGAAAAAGCATAGCGACAGTGTGGTTGCACATCTGGGTGGCGTCGCTGACCGCGATGTGGCGCTGGCACTGCGTGGCTCCCGCGTCTATATCAGCCGCAGCGAATTCCCAGTCCTCGAGGCCGACGAATTCTATTGGGTCGACCTGCTCGGTCTGGATGTGGTGAACGTTGCCGGGGTCGCACTCGGCAAGGTTGCAGACATGATCGACAACGGCGCGCACTCGGTGTTGCGCATCGAATACCCGGCCACCGATAAAAGCGGTAAGCCGGTCACCGGCGAGCGTTTGATCCCGTTCGTCGGCG